In Anaerostipes hadrus ATCC 29173 = JCM 17467, a single genomic region encodes these proteins:
- a CDS encoding metallophosphoesterase family protein has protein sequence MKILYVTDLHGDKKKYRKILDVAIEKEIKVIVNGGDMLPKQCDRHSEQSFFINGFLDEYFEELKKQDITYLAMLGNDDLLAADEMFDNLCDRFENVCNIAGRKFSVNGYEFIGMNYILDHPFGCKDRVVTETHYIPQRQLSPVAGISNAVDYDRIYNWLEYSRTELPHMCDVLKKLPLPDDRQKAVYVMHMPPAGLRLGQLRYQDLDICSVDIYEFLKEKQPLLSLHGHIHESPDTEKGKWINQIHQTTCIQTGQTELNDKYMVYAEIDLQEKKYERKVISVD, from the coding sequence ATGAAGATATTGTATGTTACAGATTTACACGGAGATAAAAAGAAGTACAGAAAGATTCTGGACGTAGCCATTGAAAAGGAAATCAAAGTCATTGTAAATGGCGGGGATATGTTACCAAAACAATGTGACCGCCACAGTGAGCAATCGTTTTTTATCAATGGATTCCTTGATGAATATTTTGAGGAACTGAAAAAGCAGGACATCACATACCTTGCCATGCTTGGAAATGATGATTTACTGGCAGCAGATGAAATGTTTGACAATCTTTGCGACAGATTTGAAAATGTCTGCAATATAGCTGGTAGGAAATTTTCTGTCAATGGATATGAATTTATCGGCATGAACTATATTTTAGACCATCCGTTCGGTTGTAAAGACAGGGTTGTTACAGAAACACATTATATTCCGCAGCGTCAGTTAAGTCCTGTAGCCGGAATCTCTAATGCTGTTGATTATGACAGGATTTACAACTGGCTGGAATATTCCAGAACAGAATTACCGCATATGTGTGATGTGCTGAAGAAACTTCCATTGCCGGACGATAGACAAAAAGCGGTTTACGTTATGCACATGCCGCCTGCGGGATTGAGATTAGGACAGTTGCGCTATCAAGATTTGGATATATGCTCTGTTGATATTTACGAATTTCTGAAAGAAAAACAGCCACTTCTTTCTCTGCACGGACATATACATGAAAGTCCTGACACAGAGAAAGGAAAGTGGATAAACCAGATTCATCAGACAACCTGTATTCAGACTGGACAGACGGAACTTAATGACAAATACATGGTTTATGCGGAGATTGATTTGCAGGAAAAGAAGTATGAACGCAAAGTAATCAGTGTAGATTAG
- a CDS encoding recombinase family protein — protein MTKQQARLRVRLYARLSKDDGDADKESNSITNQLQMLRYYSKEKGFEIIDEYVDDGYSGTTFNRPDLNRMIEDAMEDTQPSGIMVKDMSRFGRNNAMFMYYVEEIFPNNDILFIALNDDVDTRYEDNEMMPFKSIMNEYYARDTSKKIRSVKKTTALSGGFCGSFAPYGYRVDPNNKRKLLIDPETAPIVKRIFEMSKQGNSVHQIARTLCEEKILIPRAYRAMKNGTLETSTGFRFPTDWVGKNVKMILENQVYLGHMVSHKTQTKSFKNRKLVAVPKEDWIVVKNTHEAIIDEETFELVQKFISVKKRPNKTGRPNMFVGLVKCPDCGRNMAFSNPNGREPRFRCRTYARNSNLCTTHAISYDALVKIVMDDIQKHIKNMETLGDQFIEEMRVLSESGGGKKIKQFKQELELAEKRIAEIDSIIMKLFEQNVAGKISDGRFEKMSVTYENEQRELEERRKALKEKIEAEDYKTKNTNKFLETIRKYENVTELNRSMLVELIDSIYVYQAEGTGKERTQKVEINYRFLCESQCGIA, from the coding sequence ATGACGAAACAGCAAGCAAGATTAAGAGTTAGATTATATGCACGTTTATCCAAAGATGATGGTGACGCTGATAAAGAAAGCAACAGTATCACAAACCAGTTGCAAATGCTCCGATATTATTCAAAGGAAAAAGGATTTGAAATCATTGACGAGTATGTAGATGATGGCTATTCCGGCACAACATTCAACAGACCGGATTTAAACCGCATGATTGAGGACGCTATGGAAGATACACAGCCTAGTGGAATCATGGTAAAGGATATGTCAAGGTTCGGTCGCAACAATGCCATGTTCATGTATTACGTGGAAGAAATCTTCCCGAACAATGACATTCTCTTTATCGCACTGAATGATGATGTTGACACAAGATATGAGGATAACGAGATGATGCCATTCAAATCTATTATGAATGAGTATTATGCACGTGATACCTCAAAGAAAATCCGAAGCGTCAAGAAAACAACTGCTTTAAGTGGCGGGTTCTGCGGTTCATTCGCTCCGTATGGTTATAGGGTTGACCCGAACAATAAGCGTAAACTACTGATAGACCCGGAAACAGCGCCTATCGTCAAGCGTATTTTTGAAATGTCGAAACAGGGAAACAGTGTTCATCAGATAGCAAGAACATTGTGTGAAGAAAAGATTTTGATTCCGAGAGCCTACAGAGCAATGAAGAATGGCACGCTGGAAACAAGCACAGGGTTCCGATTCCCTACCGACTGGGTTGGAAAAAATGTTAAGATGATTTTGGAAAATCAAGTGTATCTCGGTCATATGGTATCGCACAAGACACAGACAAAATCATTCAAGAACAGAAAACTGGTAGCGGTTCCTAAGGAAGATTGGATTGTTGTAAAAAACACCCATGAAGCTATCATTGATGAAGAAACCTTTGAACTGGTACAGAAATTCATCAGTGTAAAGAAAAGACCAAATAAGACTGGACGACCAAATATGTTTGTGGGGCTTGTAAAATGCCCGGACTGTGGACGCAATATGGCGTTCTCCAATCCAAACGGGAGAGAGCCGAGATTTCGTTGCAGGACATATGCCAGAAACAGCAACCTCTGCACAACTCATGCAATTTCCTATGACGCATTAGTGAAGATTGTCATGGACGACATTCAAAAGCATATCAAGAATATGGAAACATTAGGCGACCAGTTCATTGAAGAAATGAGGGTGTTGAGTGAATCCGGCGGCGGTAAGAAAATCAAGCAGTTTAAACAGGAATTGGAACTGGCAGAAAAGCGTATTGCTGAAATTGACAGTATCATAATGAAGCTGTTTGAGCAGAATGTAGCAGGAAAGATTTCTGATGGACGTTTTGAGAAAATGTCTGTAACTTATGAAAATGAGCAGAGAGAACTTGAAGAAAGGCGTAAGGCATTAAAAGAGAAAATCGAAGCCGAGGACTACAAGACGAAAAATACAAACAAATTTTTAGAAACCATACGCAAGTATGAAAATGTAACAGAGTTAAACCGTTCTATGCTGGTTGAACTGATTGACAGTATATATGTGTATCAAGCAGAGGGAACCGGCAAAGAACGTACTCAAAAAGTGGAAATCAATTATAGATTTCTTTGTGAGTCCCAATGTGGTATTGCATGA
- a CDS encoding electron transfer flavoprotein subunit alpha gives MELIKFDAKRCSLCGKCVEKCPFGALSFEDNGIVVGDTCRMCGMCVRQCPEKAISFEQKAGSFDKDKWKDFLIFVEQERGDIHPVAFELIGEARKMASKVNFKVKCVIAGGAGTIENAHKLLDYGVDQVFAYEDESLEGFRADCYTDVVAECIAAQKPSSVLIGATALGRSLAPRLATRFHTGLTADCTTLDIKSNTDMVQIRPAFGGNIMAQISITKSRPQFATVRYRVMDSAQKVESTKGEVIVCSVKEEMKQSPIEILKSEVIEKTKNIEDEDVLVVAGRGVRNEKDVEMCEELAKALGGQLAFTRPMIENGFGDVAHQVGLSGRTVRPKLIITCGVSGAIQFTSCMTGSECIVAINNDPEAQIFNVAHYCIVDDLYKVVPYLTELVKQQKGDE, from the coding sequence ATGGAACTAATAAAATTTGATGCAAAACGCTGCAGTCTATGTGGTAAATGCGTGGAAAAATGTCCGTTTGGGGCATTAAGTTTTGAAGATAATGGGATTGTTGTCGGGGACACTTGCCGAATGTGTGGAATGTGTGTCAGACAATGTCCAGAAAAAGCAATCAGTTTTGAGCAGAAAGCAGGATCATTTGATAAAGACAAATGGAAAGATTTTTTGATCTTTGTAGAACAGGAACGTGGAGACATTCATCCGGTTGCATTTGAATTGATCGGTGAAGCAAGAAAGATGGCTTCGAAAGTAAATTTTAAAGTCAAATGCGTGATCGCAGGTGGAGCAGGAACCATTGAGAATGCACATAAACTTCTAGACTATGGAGTTGATCAGGTCTTTGCATATGAGGATGAATCATTAGAAGGATTCAGAGCAGACTGTTATACAGATGTTGTTGCAGAATGTATCGCAGCACAGAAACCAAGTTCTGTCTTGATCGGAGCAACAGCACTTGGAAGATCATTAGCCCCAAGACTGGCAACAAGATTCCATACAGGATTAACAGCTGATTGTACAACCCTTGATATTAAGTCAAACACAGACATGGTACAGATTCGTCCAGCATTTGGTGGAAATATCATGGCTCAGATTTCTATCACAAAATCAAGACCACAGTTTGCAACTGTAAGATACAGAGTTATGGATTCGGCACAGAAGGTTGAGAGCACAAAAGGAGAGGTTATTGTCTGTTCAGTGAAGGAAGAGATGAAACAATCCCCGATCGAGATCTTAAAATCCGAAGTGATCGAGAAGACAAAGAACATTGAAGATGAAGATGTCTTAGTTGTAGCAGGACGAGGGGTCCGCAATGAAAAAGATGTGGAAATGTGTGAAGAATTAGCCAAAGCTTTAGGTGGACAGTTAGCATTTACAAGACCGATGATCGAGAATGGTTTTGGGGATGTTGCACATCAGGTTGGATTATCTGGAAGAACTGTTCGTCCAAAACTGATCATTACTTGTGGAGTTTCTGGTGCGATTCAGTTTACATCTTGTATGACAGGATCTGAATGCATCGTAGCGATCAACAATGATCCAGAAGCTCAGATTTTCAATGTGGCACACTATTGTATCGTAGATGACCTGTACAAAGTCGTTCCATATCTGACAGAATTAGTAAAACAACAGAAAGGGGACGAATAA
- a CDS encoding FAD-binding oxidoreductase, translating to MPYPYKKMTQEDFDKIIEITDNERVWVGDEIAKEYYKDEMPEYGVFPPELYVEVLNKEEVSEIMRYAYEQNIPVVCRGAGTGLAGGATCKYGGIMLSVMRMNKIFPVDHKNQTITAQPGALLIDIQAAAKEEGLFYPPDPGEKTASIGGNVITNAGGMKAVRYGLTRDFVRCIEAVMPDGSIMNFSSNVVKNTTGFDVKDLVIGSEGILCILTEVTLKLLPAPTCSSTLVMPFRSLEECADMVPKVLDLPFVPTAIEFLERELIDIVERSLHKLFPVKHGEAVLIVMYDASSKEELDRAVEAAAEAALENGALDCNIAGTPERAASVWEVRGAILEGMKADSVAQEECDVVVPRSEIAEYVKQAKKIASAHGIRVEPCGHCGDGNIHTEMLRGPEMSDEDWKKATHESLTELYALSKKLGGQLSGEHGIGNGRLDFLEEFAGPRMIELYKSIKRAFDDKLILNPGKMIKIDEN from the coding sequence ATGCCATATCCATATAAGAAGATGACCCAGGAAGATTTTGATAAGATCATTGAGATCACAGACAACGAACGTGTATGGGTCGGCGATGAGATCGCAAAAGAATATTACAAAGACGAGATGCCGGAATATGGAGTATTTCCACCGGAATTATACGTGGAAGTATTGAATAAAGAAGAAGTTTCAGAAATCATGAGATATGCTTACGAGCAGAATATTCCAGTTGTCTGCCGTGGGGCTGGAACAGGACTTGCAGGTGGAGCAACTTGTAAATACGGTGGAATCATGTTATCTGTGATGCGTATGAATAAGATTTTTCCAGTGGATCACAAGAACCAGACGATCACGGCACAGCCAGGAGCATTGTTAATTGATATTCAGGCGGCAGCTAAAGAAGAAGGATTATTCTACCCACCAGATCCAGGAGAAAAAACAGCTTCTATCGGTGGAAATGTCATTACCAACGCAGGTGGAATGAAAGCGGTAAGATATGGTCTTACAAGAGACTTTGTCCGTTGTATTGAAGCAGTTATGCCAGATGGTTCTATTATGAATTTCTCATCCAATGTCGTAAAGAATACAACAGGATTTGATGTGAAAGATTTAGTGATTGGTTCTGAGGGAATCTTATGTATTTTGACAGAAGTTACGTTAAAGTTATTGCCTGCACCAACATGTTCAAGTACATTGGTTATGCCATTTAGAAGCTTGGAAGAATGCGCTGATATGGTGCCAAAAGTATTAGATCTGCCATTTGTTCCAACAGCGATTGAATTTTTGGAAAGAGAATTGATCGATATTGTAGAAAGAAGTCTACATAAACTGTTTCCAGTGAAACACGGAGAAGCGGTATTGATCGTTATGTATGATGCATCAAGCAAAGAAGAACTTGATCGTGCAGTAGAAGCAGCTGCAGAAGCGGCATTAGAAAATGGAGCTTTAGATTGTAATATCGCAGGAACGCCAGAACGTGCGGCATCTGTGTGGGAAGTACGAGGAGCAATTCTTGAAGGAATGAAGGCAGATTCCGTTGCACAGGAAGAATGTGATGTTGTTGTTCCAAGATCAGAGATTGCAGAATATGTAAAACAGGCAAAGAAGATTGCATCTGCACATGGAATCCGCGTAGAGCCATGTGGTCATTGCGGAGATGGAAATATTCATACCGAAATGCTTCGTGGACCAGAGATGAGCGATGAGGATTGGAAGAAGGCAACCCATGAATCATTAACAGAATTATATGCATTATCAAAAAAACTTGGTGGACAGTTATCCGGAGAACATGGAATAGGAAACGGACGTCTTGATTTCTTAGAGGAATTTGCGGGACCAAGAATGATCGAACTATACAAGTCTATTAAACGTGCATTTGATGACAAGCTGATCTTGAATCCAGGAAAAATGATCAAGATCGATGAAAACTAG
- a CDS encoding sigma-70 family RNA polymerase sigma factor produces the protein MKSSSFQQAIQAQFDCLTKKVIKRAAMKYNRDISRRLKHEVPFSEISDLELNKAGVYDKYSSDYTAFNVLGMEVQVSDDQLSKALKCLPERKRNIILLSYFMDMSDAEIGELMNVVRTTVYRHRTSTLEELRKMMEEE, from the coding sequence ATGAAGTCATCTTCTTTCCAACAGGCTATTCAAGCACAGTTTGATTGCCTTACAAAGAAAGTCATTAAAAGAGCAGCAATGAAGTATAACCGTGATATTTCAAGACGCTTGAAACATGAAGTTCCGTTTTCTGAAATTTCAGATTTGGAATTGAACAAAGCAGGCGTTTATGACAAGTATTCCAGCGATTATACAGCGTTCAATGTTCTTGGCATGGAAGTACAAGTATCTGACGACCAGTTAAGCAAAGCACTCAAATGTTTGCCAGAGAGAAAACGCAATATCATTTTGTTGTCATACTTTATGGATATGTCTGACGCAGAAATCGGAGAGCTTATGAACGTGGTACGCACTACTGTTTACCGTCACAGGACAAGCACTCTGGAAGAATTACGAAAAATGATGGAGGAGGAATAA
- a CDS encoding AIM24 family protein, with amino-acid sequence MYKISNFSDNDDVKIIDKSGPFEVIEYQRDLSVMPEDAQLAFFCSQMNVRKRQLKCELSKGNVTIQSGAMQWMAGDVSVTTGIKGAGDFLSKTIRGKVTGESVIKPEYTGDGTLVLEPTYKHIILLNLDEWGNSIVLDDGLFLACESTLKQKAVRRKTFSSAFAGGEGFFNLGLKGSGVVCIESDCPREELVEITLEDDVVKIDGNLAIAWSGSLDFTVERAGKSLLGSAASGEGLVNVYRGTGKVLLAPVGNQAMKPQQVIEKEPVIVGDDDE; translated from the coding sequence ATGTATAAAATCAGCAATTTCAGTGACAACGACGATGTAAAGATCATCGACAAATCAGGACCGTTTGAAGTCATCGAATACCAGAGAGACTTAAGTGTTATGCCAGAAGATGCTCAGTTAGCATTTTTTTGCAGCCAGATGAATGTAAGAAAACGACAGTTGAAATGTGAATTATCCAAAGGAAATGTAACGATTCAGTCAGGTGCCATGCAGTGGATGGCAGGAGATGTCTCTGTGACAACAGGAATTAAAGGAGCAGGAGATTTTTTATCCAAGACGATCCGAGGAAAAGTAACTGGAGAATCTGTGATCAAGCCAGAATATACTGGAGATGGAACTCTTGTTTTAGAACCTACATATAAACATATCATTTTATTAAATCTTGACGAATGGGGAAATTCGATCGTATTAGATGACGGATTGTTTTTAGCATGTGAATCTACGTTAAAACAAAAAGCAGTCAGAAGAAAGACATTTTCTTCTGCATTTGCAGGAGGGGAAGGATTCTTTAATCTTGGATTAAAAGGAAGTGGAGTTGTGTGCATAGAATCTGATTGTCCAAGAGAAGAATTAGTCGAGATCACATTAGAAGATGATGTTGTAAAGATTGACGGAAACTTGGCAATCGCATGGAGCGGAAGTCTTGATTTTACGGTAGAACGAGCAGGAAAATCTTTGCTTGGTTCTGCGGCCAGTGGAGAAGGATTGGTTAATGTATACCGTGGAACAGGAAAAGTATTATTAGCACCAGTTGGGAATCAGGCGATGAAACCTCAACAAGTGATAGAAAAAGAGCCAGTGATCGTCGGTGACGATGACGAATAG
- a CDS encoding helix-turn-helix domain-containing protein: MDKDQKHIPFAVIVAATNGDETAIQEILDFYDGYISKLSLRKLYDEYGNVYMVVDSELKGRIQAAVMDMIANFEIVVI; this comes from the coding sequence ATGGACAAAGACCAAAAACATATACCGTTTGCTGTGATTGTGGCGGCTACGAATGGTGATGAAACTGCAATACAGGAAATCTTGGATTTCTATGACGGGTACATATCAAAGTTGAGCTTACGCAAATTGTATGACGAATACGGTAACGTCTACATGGTAGTGGATTCTGAATTAAAAGGCAGAATACAGGCAGCAGTCATGGATATGATTGCAAACTTTGAGATAGTCGTAATCTAA
- a CDS encoding metal-dependent transcriptional regulator: MTLGKSLEDYLETILILKIKKGMVRSIDVADYMGFSKPRVSHAVKQLKTQGFLLMDNNGQLLLTDSRQAMAEKIYERHCFFTKYLTEMGVDPKLAESDACKLEHVISDECFQKLKESTRIGSEKEEV; this comes from the coding sequence GTGACATTGGGAAAGTCATTAGAAGATTATTTAGAAACAATACTTATACTTAAAATCAAAAAAGGCATGGTTCGCTCTATTGATGTGGCTGATTATATGGGATTTTCAAAGCCTCGTGTAAGTCATGCAGTAAAGCAACTTAAAACACAAGGATTCCTACTAATGGATAATAATGGTCAATTGCTTTTAACAGACAGTAGGCAGGCTATGGCTGAGAAAATTTATGAGCGACATTGCTTTTTTACAAAATATCTTACAGAAATGGGTGTAGACCCAAAACTAGCAGAATCAGACGCTTGCAAACTGGAACACGTAATCAGTGACGAGTGTTTTCAAAAATTAAAAGAATCAACTCGTATAGGGAGTGAAAAAGAGGAAGTTTAA
- a CDS encoding ABC transporter ATP-binding protein, producing MKKLKEFLFLSDKGYKDLKKAIVACTITNLALMLPFCVTVMLFNELLNPYVGKQIAWNHIWLLWGIGVVSAVLVFLAARNDYRKTYIASYQESNKTRLNIAEHLRKLPMSFFNTKDLSELTTNMMSDCSSMESMLSSTIPPLIANGITVTLTCILLAFFDWRLALCMYITLPVAFLIIWLSKNYQKKLFERQVQAKLDASSQVQEYLEGMKIIKSCNLSGSHFSALNKALLSMKKIAVKVEMICGVFMSSASMILQAGIGIVIFVGTMLLVKGEIELLPLLMFFLMVTRIYGPILAILSQLTTLLNLNVVTERMRTLLSTSVMQGNDKEIENCDIELEHVTFRYNTKDVIKDVTCKIPQGSITALVGSSGSGKSTISKLIARFWDIQKGTIRVGGKDIRTMEPESLMRKMAFVFQDVTLFNDTVFNNISIGNPNATEEEVMAAAKAAYCDEFVRNMPYGYQTVLGENGSTLSGGERQRISIARALLKNASIIFLDEATASLDPENEVLVQKAIAQLVENKTVIMIAHRLRTVVDADQILVLDDGKLVEYGTHNELMKKKGVYQKLYHIQQESLGWTI from the coding sequence ATGAAAAAACTAAAAGAGTTTCTTTTTCTATCAGATAAAGGTTATAAAGATTTAAAAAAAGCTATTGTTGCTTGTACGATAACAAATCTAGCCTTAATGCTACCGTTTTGTGTTACAGTAATGTTATTTAATGAATTACTGAACCCGTATGTAGGAAAGCAAATTGCATGGAATCATATATGGTTGCTTTGGGGAATTGGAGTTGTTTCTGCTGTTTTGGTGTTTTTAGCAGCAAGAAATGATTATAGAAAGACATACATTGCGTCTTATCAAGAATCAAATAAAACAAGACTTAATATTGCAGAGCATTTAAGAAAATTACCAATGAGTTTCTTCAATACAAAGGATTTGTCAGAATTGACAACTAACATGATGTCTGATTGTAGCAGCATGGAATCAATGTTAAGTAGTACAATTCCACCTCTCATTGCAAATGGTATTACTGTTACTCTTACTTGTATTTTACTTGCTTTCTTTGATTGGCGTTTAGCGTTATGTATGTATATTACGCTGCCAGTTGCATTTTTGATAATTTGGTTAAGTAAGAACTATCAGAAAAAATTATTTGAACGACAAGTACAAGCAAAGCTAGACGCTTCTAGTCAAGTACAAGAATACCTTGAGGGAATGAAAATTATTAAATCATGTAATTTAAGTGGTTCTCACTTTTCTGCTCTTAACAAAGCATTATTATCTATGAAAAAGATTGCTGTGAAAGTAGAAATGATTTGTGGCGTATTTATGTCGAGTGCAAGCATGATTTTGCAAGCCGGAATTGGTATTGTCATTTTTGTTGGAACAATGTTGTTAGTTAAAGGTGAAATAGAACTGCTCCCATTACTAATGTTCTTTTTGATGGTTACTCGTATATATGGACCAATTCTTGCGATTCTTTCACAATTAACTACATTACTAAATCTTAATGTTGTTACAGAAAGAATGCGTACTCTTTTAAGTACATCTGTAATGCAAGGAAATGATAAAGAAATTGAAAATTGTGATATAGAGTTGGAACATGTTACATTCAGATATAATACAAAAGATGTCATTAAAGATGTGACTTGTAAAATTCCACAAGGAAGTATCACCGCATTGGTAGGTTCATCTGGAAGCGGGAAAAGTACAATTTCAAAATTGATTGCAAGATTTTGGGATATACAGAAAGGTACAATTCGTGTTGGTGGTAAAGATATACGAACAATGGAGCCAGAAAGTCTTATGCGAAAAATGGCTTTTGTATTTCAAGACGTAACATTATTTAATGATACTGTTTTTAACAATATCAGTATTGGAAACCCTAACGCCACAGAGGAAGAAGTTATGGCGGCTGCTAAAGCTGCATACTGTGATGAATTTGTGCGTAATATGCCATACGGTTATCAAACTGTTTTAGGTGAAAATGGTAGTACATTATCTGGTGGTGAAAGACAAAGAATATCTATTGCACGTGCTTTATTAAAAAATGCTTCAATTATTTTTTTAGATGAAGCAACTGCTTCTCTTGACCCGGAGAACGAAGTTTTAGTGCAAAAGGCTATAGCTCAATTGGTTGAAAACAAAACAGTAATTATGATTGCTCACCGTTTAAGAACAGTTGTAGACGCAGACCAAATATTAGTATTAGATGATGGCAAATTAGTTGAATATGGCACACATAATGAATTGATGAAGAAAAAAGGTGTATATCAAAAATTGTATCATATTCAGCAAGAAAGTCTTGGGTGGACAATTTAA
- a CDS encoding electron transfer flavoprotein subunit beta/FixA family protein has translation MKILVCMKQVPAGTKVDIDPETGAMKRLSGETRTNPYDLFALEAALQLREKVGGSVTVLTMGPPQAEEMMRDAYTMGADDAVILSDRKFAGADVLATSYALSQGITAIGDIDLIICGKQTTDGDTAQVGPAIAEHLGIPHAAWVSEIVDADSESIQVKQDLVSVSQTSKIPYPCLITVDKDMCVPRLPSYLLQKQSKDRPVKIMTFEDMADQNLSKYGLVGSPTAVEKMFAPPEVEKQVYFDGDAKEKTKQLFDVLVNKKVI, from the coding sequence ATGAAAATTCTAGTATGTATGAAACAGGTACCGGCAGGTACTAAAGTTGACATTGACCCAGAAACAGGGGCAATGAAGCGTTTATCCGGGGAGACAAGAACGAATCCTTATGATTTATTTGCCTTGGAAGCAGCATTACAATTAAGAGAGAAAGTAGGAGGAAGTGTTACAGTTCTCACCATGGGACCTCCACAGGCTGAGGAGATGATGAGAGATGCGTATACGATGGGAGCAGATGATGCAGTCATTTTATCTGACCGCAAGTTTGCAGGAGCAGACGTGCTTGCAACATCTTATGCACTATCTCAGGGAATCACTGCGATCGGAGATATAGATCTTATTATTTGTGGAAAGCAGACAACCGATGGAGATACCGCTCAGGTTGGGCCAGCGATCGCAGAGCATTTAGGAATCCCACATGCAGCATGGGTGTCTGAGATCGTAGATGCAGACAGCGAGTCTATTCAGGTAAAACAGGATTTAGTCAGTGTATCACAGACTTCAAAGATTCCATATCCATGTCTGATCACAGTTGACAAAGACATGTGTGTACCAAGATTACCATCTTATTTACTGCAGAAACAGTCCAAAGACCGCCCAGTGAAGATTATGACATTTGAAGATATGGCAGATCAGAACTTAAGCAAATATGGACTTGTCGGATCACCAACCGCAGTAGAGAAAATGTTTGCACCGCCAGAAGTAGAAAAGCAGGTTTATTTTGACGGAGATGCAAAAGAAAAGACAAAACAATTATTTGACGTATTAGTGAATAAGAAAGTGATTTAG
- a CDS encoding helix-turn-helix domain-containing protein, producing MRKKEDKYDFRAFGLAIKEARMKQGLTREQVGAMIEIDPRYLTNIENKGHHPSLQVLYDIVHLLNVSVDAFFLPASDLAKSTRRIQLEKQLDNLSDKDLVIMESVADGIIKSREVEED from the coding sequence ATGCGTAAAAAAGAAGATAAGTACGATTTCAGAGCTTTTGGTCTTGCCATCAAAGAAGCTCGTATGAAACAGGGTCTAACCCGTGAACAAGTGGGAGCAATGATTGAGATTGACCCACGTTATCTGACAAATATTGAAAATAAGGGGCATCACCCAAGTTTACAAGTGCTTTATGACATTGTTCATTTATTGAATGTATCAGTAGACGCTTTTTTTCTTCCTGCTTCTGATCTGGCGAAAAGCACCAGAAGAATACAGTTAGAAAAGCAGCTTGATAACCTGTCTGATAAAGATTTAGTTATCATGGAAAGTGTCGCTGACGGAATTATTAAATCTAGGGAAGTGGAGGAAGATTAA